A single Halobellus ruber DNA region contains:
- the trpA gene encoding tryptophan synthase subunit alpha translates to MRRAGSDLEAAFADGPAFVPYLAAGDPDYESSLAYVEALERGGADVIELGLPFSEPIAEGPTIQSAVVRALEAGMTPDRFFAFVEELDVDVPLVCMTYYNLLYQYGSEQGPRPFVERAAEVGLSGFVVPDLPAEEAEPLREACDEFGLDLVFIVAPTTEGERLHRNMEHVSGYVYVQARTGVTGAKDDVSEQTERSLERLADYDVPKAVGFGIKTGEHAERIVAGGADGVIVGSALVDIVAEGVENDTPTEAVAARLAEKSRELKAGAERGYAQRVPQAEGN, encoded by the coding sequence ATGCGACGTGCCGGCTCCGACCTGGAAGCCGCCTTCGCCGACGGCCCGGCGTTCGTGCCGTACCTCGCGGCGGGCGATCCCGACTACGAGTCGTCGCTGGCGTACGTGGAGGCCTTGGAACGCGGCGGCGCCGACGTGATCGAACTCGGCCTCCCCTTCTCGGAGCCGATCGCGGAGGGGCCCACCATCCAGAGCGCCGTCGTCCGGGCGCTCGAAGCCGGGATGACCCCAGACCGGTTTTTCGCGTTCGTCGAGGAGCTCGACGTCGACGTGCCGCTGGTGTGTATGACCTACTACAATCTGCTCTACCAGTACGGTTCCGAACAGGGTCCACGTCCCTTCGTCGAGCGCGCCGCCGAGGTCGGCCTCTCGGGCTTCGTCGTCCCGGACCTCCCCGCCGAGGAGGCCGAACCGCTCCGGGAGGCCTGCGACGAGTTCGGGCTGGATCTCGTGTTCATCGTCGCGCCCACCACCGAAGGCGAGCGACTCCACCGGAATATGGAGCACGTCTCGGGGTACGTCTACGTCCAGGCGCGGACGGGCGTCACCGGCGCGAAGGACGACGTCTCCGAGCAGACCGAACGCAGCCTCGAACGCCTCGCCGACTACGACGTGCCGAAGGCGGTCGGCTTCGGAATCAAGACCGGCGAACACGCCGAGCGGATCGTCGCCGGCGGCGCCGATGGCGTCATCGTCGGCAGCGCCCTCGTCGACATCGTTGCCGAGGGTGTCGAAAACGACACCCCGACCGAGGCGGTCGCCGCCCGGTTAGCGGAGAAGTCCCGGGAGCTGAAGGCCGGGGCCGAACGCGGATACGCACAACGTGTGCCACAAGCGGAAGGCAACTGA
- a CDS encoding PAS domain S-box protein, with the protein MEDDTTLEESDNHGPDWYRALVEETNDLTTVVDTDGRITYVSPAVTRILGYDPDEVVGHEGFEFVHPEDRERNADALETVLSNPSEPETVEVRFRHADGSWRWIEATMRNRLDDSVIDGILLSSRDITERKEYQLEARELAEEYEALLNSVEDAIFLIDVEENRDRVRFEFERLSPSYERQTGITTEDVQGRTPRAVFGEEQGAELEANYHRCVNAGEPISYQEELRVGEGARFWQTNLAPVVSDGETTRLVGVTRNVTERVERERQLRRQNERLEEFASVISHDLRNPLNVAQGRATLLAERAESDHLDPLLQALDRMEAIVEDTLTLARQGDSITETESVSLIDLVGKCWGTVDTDDAVIEIIDEMTFQGDPNRLRHVFENLFRNAVEHGGSDVTVRVGRHDERGIYVEDDGPGIPVEERDEVFEPGHSSARGGTGFGLTIVKRIVEAHGWELSVTDGTDGGARFEFEMSPQGGFA; encoded by the coding sequence ATGGAAGACGATACGACTCTCGAAGAAAGCGATAACCACGGGCCCGACTGGTATCGGGCACTTGTCGAGGAAACAAATGATCTCACAACGGTCGTCGATACCGATGGAAGGATAACCTACGTCAGTCCGGCCGTCACACGGATTCTCGGCTACGACCCCGACGAGGTGGTTGGCCACGAGGGATTCGAGTTCGTCCATCCCGAGGACCGGGAACGAAACGCCGACGCGCTGGAGACCGTTCTCTCGAACCCGTCTGAACCCGAGACCGTCGAGGTCCGATTCCGCCACGCCGACGGCTCGTGGCGGTGGATCGAGGCCACGATGCGAAATCGACTCGACGACAGCGTCATCGATGGGATTCTCCTCAGCAGTCGGGACATCACCGAGCGAAAGGAGTATCAGCTCGAAGCCCGGGAGCTCGCCGAAGAGTACGAGGCCCTCCTGAACAGTGTGGAGGACGCCATCTTTCTCATCGACGTCGAGGAAAATAGGGACCGCGTCCGATTCGAGTTTGAACGTCTCAGCCCCTCCTACGAGCGCCAGACTGGCATTACGACCGAGGACGTGCAGGGCCGGACGCCACGAGCCGTGTTCGGTGAAGAACAGGGAGCCGAGTTAGAAGCGAACTATCACCGGTGTGTCAACGCTGGCGAGCCGATCTCGTACCAGGAGGAACTCCGGGTCGGCGAAGGCGCACGCTTCTGGCAGACGAACCTTGCGCCGGTCGTCTCCGATGGCGAAACAACTCGCCTCGTTGGGGTCACTCGGAACGTGACTGAACGCGTCGAACGGGAGCGACAGTTACGCCGGCAGAACGAGCGGCTCGAGGAGTTTGCGAGCGTCATCTCTCACGATTTGCGCAACCCGCTCAACGTCGCACAGGGTCGTGCCACGCTCCTTGCCGAACGGGCAGAGAGCGATCATCTGGATCCACTCCTGCAGGCGCTCGACCGGATGGAGGCGATCGTCGAGGACACGCTGACCCTCGCTCGTCAGGGCGACAGCATAACCGAAACGGAGTCGGTCAGTTTGATTGACCTCGTCGGGAAGTGCTGGGGGACAGTGGACACGGACGACGCAGTCATCGAGATCATCGACGAGATGACCTTCCAGGGCGATCCCAACCGATTGCGGCACGTGTTCGAGAACCTGTTCCGGAACGCCGTCGAACACGGTGGGTCCGACGTGACCGTTCGTGTCGGCCGTCACGACGAACGGGGAATCTACGTCGAAGACGATGGGCCGGGGATTCCAGTCGAAGAGCGTGACGAGGTGTTCGAACCGGGGCATTCGTCGGCGCGTGGTGGTACTGGGTTCGGGTTGACCATCGTCAAACGAATCGTGGAAGCCCACGGCTGGGAGCTTTCCGTAACCGATGGAACCGATGGCGGAGCACGGTTCGAGTTCGAGATGTCGCCACAGGGAGGGTTCGCGTGA